A single Kryptolebias marmoratus isolate JLee-2015 linkage group LG16, ASM164957v2, whole genome shotgun sequence DNA region contains:
- the mag gene encoding myelin-associated glycoprotein isoform X4, protein MWCLELLLPLLLIIHDASCQWNIWLPRDISAMTNSCVVIPCSFMYPSGIRPNRGIHGIWYFGQPYPQLFPPVVFKSLTEVVHESYKGRTKLLGDLNQRNCTLLIGNIGAEHSGRYYFRADVGGANKYSYPDFAELKVLDQPNIDIPEEIVSDENLELTCYAPDNCPDMTPEIQWMYTDYLPDPEFSSEYLEESNTAVISNTLIFTPRPMHNGQLLGCRVYYPNTTLVYERLISLDVKYSPRSVWVNVSSEVMEGSSVTLHCEVDSNPPPRISWMFGDQELLWDTASNLSLSLDDVTPANEGIYTCVGDNGYGIMNTSLYLAIKYPPREPVVNESMTVLEGASLALHCNTEGSPAPTLTWLKDGELVGTITAGELSVLEIVEITPQEDGHYRCLAENEHGRASSSLNITVEYAPVLLEESKCTVVREGVQCVCIATGNPEPTIEFYLPDLNITINETDGRYNFYTHTDGHTSTAMIKLREKGERADNGGPAVNVHCSMFNIYGRESVLLELQQEKKYMMAVIVGTIGGVAVIAFIIAAVRYVGQNNKKEKTGIINLWALWQDWRGTS, encoded by the exons ATGTGGTGTTTGGAGCTGCTCTTACCTTTGCTGTTGATCATTCATG ATGCCAGTTGCCAGTGGAATATTTGGTTACCTCGGGATATCTCAGCCATGACAAACTCTTGTGTGGTCATCCCGTGCAGCTTCATGTATCCATCTGGAATCAGGCCCAATCGAGGCATTCATGGGATCTGGTATTTTGGCCAGCCCTACCCACAACTTTTCCCGCCTGTAGTCTTCAAATCACTCACAGAAGTTGTGCACGAGAGCTACAAGGGTCGCACCAAGCTGCTGGGTGACCTAAACCAGAGGAACTGCACTCTGCTCATTGGCAACATTGGTGCAGAACACTCAGGGAGGTACTACTTCCGGGCAGATGTTGGTGGAGCCAACAAATATTCATACCCTGACTTTGCTGAGCTCAAAGTTTTGG ATCAGCCCAACATTGACATCCCAGAGGAGATTGTCAGTGACGAGAACCTGGAGCTGACATGTTATGCTCCTGATAACTGCCCGGACATGACTCCGGAGATCCAGTGGATGTACACGGATTACCTGCCCGACCCGGAGTTCAGTAGTGAATACCTGGAGGAGAGCAACACAGCAGTGATTTCTAACACCCTCATCTTCACACCCAGACCTATGCACAACGGGCAGCTGCTGGGTTGCAGGGTCTACTACCCCAACACCACACTGGTCTATGAGAGGCTCATCTCACTGGATGTCAAGT ACTCTCCTCGATCCGTGTGGGTGAATGTATCCTCAGAGGTGATGGAGGGCAGCTCTGTGACGCTGCACTGTGAGGTGGACAGCAACCCTCCTCCCAGGATCTCCTGGATGTTCGGAGACCAGGAGCTGCTGTGGGACACAGCATCCAACCTCTCCCTCTCCCTGGATGACGTCACTCCTGCAAATGAAGGGATTTACACTTGTGTTGGAGACAATGGCTATGGGATTATGAACACCTCTCTGTACCTGGCTATCAAGT ACCCTCCCCGTGAACCAGTGGTAAATGAATCGATGACAGTTCTCGAGGGCGCCTCACTGGCTTTGCACTGCAACACAGAGGGAAGCCCAGCTCCGACCCTCACTTGGCTGAAGGACGGGGAGCTGGTGGGCACCATCACTGCTGGCGAGCTGTCAGTGCTGGAGATTGTGGAAATCACACCTCAGGAAGACGGACATTACCGCTGCCTGGCTGAGAACGAGCACGGGCGAGCCAGCAGCTCCCTCAACATCACTGTTGAGT ATGCCCCGGTCCTTCTGGAGGAGTCAAAGTGCACTGTGGTGAGGGAGGGAGTTCAGTGCGTCTGCATAGCCACAGGAAACCCTGAACCCACTATTGAGTTTTACCTGCCGGACCTGAACATCACCATTAATGAAACTGACGGCCGGTACaacttctacacacacacagatggacacACATCCACTGCAATGATCAAGCTGCGGGAGAAAGGTGAGCGGGCTGACAATGGCGGACCAGCTGTGAACGTCCACTGCAGCATGTTCAACATTTATGGAAGAGAGAGCGTACTTTTGGAGCTACAGCAGGAAA aaaagtACATGATGGCAGTTATAGTTGGCACCATTGGAGGAGTAGCTGTCATTGCCTTCATCATCGCAGCAGTGAGATATGTGGGCCAGAATAACAAAAA
- the mag gene encoding myelin-associated glycoprotein isoform X5: MWCLELLLPLLLIIHDASCQWNIWLPRDISAMTNSCVVIPCSFMYPSGIRPNRGIHGIWYFGQPYPQLFPPVVFKSLTEVVHESYKGRTKLLGDLNQRNCTLLIGNIGAEHSGRYYFRADVGGANKYSYPDFAELKVLDQPNIDIPEEIVSDENLELTCYAPDNCPDMTPEIQWMYTDYLPDPEFSSEYLEESNTAVISNTLIFTPRPMHNGQLLGCRVYYPNTTLVYERLISLDVKYSPRSVWVNVSSEVMEGSSVTLHCEVDSNPPPRISWMFGDQELLWDTASNLSLSLDDVTPANEGIYTCVGDNGYGIMNTSLYLAIKYPPREPVVNESMTVLEGASLALHCNTEGSPAPTLTWLKDGELVGTITAGELSVLEIVEITPQEDGHYRCLAENEHGRASSSLNITVEYAPVLLEESKCTVVREGVQCVCIATGNPEPTIEFYLPDLNITINETDGRYNFYTHTDGHTSTAMIKLREKGERADNGGPAVNVHCSMFNIYGRESVLLELQQEKKYMMAVIVGTIGGVAVIAFIIAAVRYVGQNNKNLRQSCWAQSLTPF; this comes from the exons ATGTGGTGTTTGGAGCTGCTCTTACCTTTGCTGTTGATCATTCATG ATGCCAGTTGCCAGTGGAATATTTGGTTACCTCGGGATATCTCAGCCATGACAAACTCTTGTGTGGTCATCCCGTGCAGCTTCATGTATCCATCTGGAATCAGGCCCAATCGAGGCATTCATGGGATCTGGTATTTTGGCCAGCCCTACCCACAACTTTTCCCGCCTGTAGTCTTCAAATCACTCACAGAAGTTGTGCACGAGAGCTACAAGGGTCGCACCAAGCTGCTGGGTGACCTAAACCAGAGGAACTGCACTCTGCTCATTGGCAACATTGGTGCAGAACACTCAGGGAGGTACTACTTCCGGGCAGATGTTGGTGGAGCCAACAAATATTCATACCCTGACTTTGCTGAGCTCAAAGTTTTGG ATCAGCCCAACATTGACATCCCAGAGGAGATTGTCAGTGACGAGAACCTGGAGCTGACATGTTATGCTCCTGATAACTGCCCGGACATGACTCCGGAGATCCAGTGGATGTACACGGATTACCTGCCCGACCCGGAGTTCAGTAGTGAATACCTGGAGGAGAGCAACACAGCAGTGATTTCTAACACCCTCATCTTCACACCCAGACCTATGCACAACGGGCAGCTGCTGGGTTGCAGGGTCTACTACCCCAACACCACACTGGTCTATGAGAGGCTCATCTCACTGGATGTCAAGT ACTCTCCTCGATCCGTGTGGGTGAATGTATCCTCAGAGGTGATGGAGGGCAGCTCTGTGACGCTGCACTGTGAGGTGGACAGCAACCCTCCTCCCAGGATCTCCTGGATGTTCGGAGACCAGGAGCTGCTGTGGGACACAGCATCCAACCTCTCCCTCTCCCTGGATGACGTCACTCCTGCAAATGAAGGGATTTACACTTGTGTTGGAGACAATGGCTATGGGATTATGAACACCTCTCTGTACCTGGCTATCAAGT ACCCTCCCCGTGAACCAGTGGTAAATGAATCGATGACAGTTCTCGAGGGCGCCTCACTGGCTTTGCACTGCAACACAGAGGGAAGCCCAGCTCCGACCCTCACTTGGCTGAAGGACGGGGAGCTGGTGGGCACCATCACTGCTGGCGAGCTGTCAGTGCTGGAGATTGTGGAAATCACACCTCAGGAAGACGGACATTACCGCTGCCTGGCTGAGAACGAGCACGGGCGAGCCAGCAGCTCCCTCAACATCACTGTTGAGT ATGCCCCGGTCCTTCTGGAGGAGTCAAAGTGCACTGTGGTGAGGGAGGGAGTTCAGTGCGTCTGCATAGCCACAGGAAACCCTGAACCCACTATTGAGTTTTACCTGCCGGACCTGAACATCACCATTAATGAAACTGACGGCCGGTACaacttctacacacacacagatggacacACATCCACTGCAATGATCAAGCTGCGGGAGAAAGGTGAGCGGGCTGACAATGGCGGACCAGCTGTGAACGTCCACTGCAGCATGTTCAACATTTATGGAAGAGAGAGCGTACTTTTGGAGCTACAGCAGGAAA aaaagtACATGATGGCAGTTATAGTTGGCACCATTGGAGGAGTAGCTGTCATTGCCTTCATCATCGCAGCAGTGAGATATGTGGGCCAGAATAACAAAAA
- the mag gene encoding myelin-associated glycoprotein isoform X3, which yields MWCLELLLPLLLIIHDASCQWNIWLPRDISAMTNSCVVIPCSFMYPSGIRPNRGIHGIWYFGQPYPQLFPPVVFKSLTEVVHESYKGRTKLLGDLNQRNCTLLIGNIGAEHSGRYYFRADVGGANKYSYPDFAELKVLDQPNIDIPEEIVSDENLELTCYAPDNCPDMTPEIQWMYTDYLPDPEFSSEYLEESNTAVISNTLIFTPRPMHNGQLLGCRVYYPNTTLVYERLISLDVKYSPRSVWVNVSSEVMEGSSVTLHCEVDSNPPPRISWMFGDQELLWDTASNLSLSLDDVTPANEGIYTCVGDNGYGIMNTSLYLAIKYPPREPVVNESMTVLEGASLALHCNTEGSPAPTLTWLKDGELVGTITAGELSVLEIVEITPQEDGHYRCLAENEHGRASSSLNITVEYAPVLLEESKCTVVREGVQCVCIATGNPEPTIEFYLPDLNITINETDGRYNFYTHTDGHTSTAMIKLREKGERADNGGPAVNVHCSMFNIYGRESVLLELQQEKKYMMAVIVGTIGGVAVIAFIIAAVRYVGQNNKNDLRVLNGSSICREKTGIINLWALWQDWRGTS from the exons ATGTGGTGTTTGGAGCTGCTCTTACCTTTGCTGTTGATCATTCATG ATGCCAGTTGCCAGTGGAATATTTGGTTACCTCGGGATATCTCAGCCATGACAAACTCTTGTGTGGTCATCCCGTGCAGCTTCATGTATCCATCTGGAATCAGGCCCAATCGAGGCATTCATGGGATCTGGTATTTTGGCCAGCCCTACCCACAACTTTTCCCGCCTGTAGTCTTCAAATCACTCACAGAAGTTGTGCACGAGAGCTACAAGGGTCGCACCAAGCTGCTGGGTGACCTAAACCAGAGGAACTGCACTCTGCTCATTGGCAACATTGGTGCAGAACACTCAGGGAGGTACTACTTCCGGGCAGATGTTGGTGGAGCCAACAAATATTCATACCCTGACTTTGCTGAGCTCAAAGTTTTGG ATCAGCCCAACATTGACATCCCAGAGGAGATTGTCAGTGACGAGAACCTGGAGCTGACATGTTATGCTCCTGATAACTGCCCGGACATGACTCCGGAGATCCAGTGGATGTACACGGATTACCTGCCCGACCCGGAGTTCAGTAGTGAATACCTGGAGGAGAGCAACACAGCAGTGATTTCTAACACCCTCATCTTCACACCCAGACCTATGCACAACGGGCAGCTGCTGGGTTGCAGGGTCTACTACCCCAACACCACACTGGTCTATGAGAGGCTCATCTCACTGGATGTCAAGT ACTCTCCTCGATCCGTGTGGGTGAATGTATCCTCAGAGGTGATGGAGGGCAGCTCTGTGACGCTGCACTGTGAGGTGGACAGCAACCCTCCTCCCAGGATCTCCTGGATGTTCGGAGACCAGGAGCTGCTGTGGGACACAGCATCCAACCTCTCCCTCTCCCTGGATGACGTCACTCCTGCAAATGAAGGGATTTACACTTGTGTTGGAGACAATGGCTATGGGATTATGAACACCTCTCTGTACCTGGCTATCAAGT ACCCTCCCCGTGAACCAGTGGTAAATGAATCGATGACAGTTCTCGAGGGCGCCTCACTGGCTTTGCACTGCAACACAGAGGGAAGCCCAGCTCCGACCCTCACTTGGCTGAAGGACGGGGAGCTGGTGGGCACCATCACTGCTGGCGAGCTGTCAGTGCTGGAGATTGTGGAAATCACACCTCAGGAAGACGGACATTACCGCTGCCTGGCTGAGAACGAGCACGGGCGAGCCAGCAGCTCCCTCAACATCACTGTTGAGT ATGCCCCGGTCCTTCTGGAGGAGTCAAAGTGCACTGTGGTGAGGGAGGGAGTTCAGTGCGTCTGCATAGCCACAGGAAACCCTGAACCCACTATTGAGTTTTACCTGCCGGACCTGAACATCACCATTAATGAAACTGACGGCCGGTACaacttctacacacacacagatggacacACATCCACTGCAATGATCAAGCTGCGGGAGAAAGGTGAGCGGGCTGACAATGGCGGACCAGCTGTGAACGTCCACTGCAGCATGTTCAACATTTATGGAAGAGAGAGCGTACTTTTGGAGCTACAGCAGGAAA aaaagtACATGATGGCAGTTATAGTTGGCACCATTGGAGGAGTAGCTGTCATTGCCTTCATCATCGCAGCAGTGAGATATGTGGGCCAGAATAACAAAAA